From the Priestia koreensis genome, one window contains:
- a CDS encoding amidase, which yields MGQAIMKRIIGCLILIFMLIGSIHSEAVGSPNERSTWLWDTQEIVKNPDIVMNFLVKQRVTRLYLQIDQDVPYSIYTSFLSKAAKTGIQVYALDGAPQWAHDRDRIDAFFIWLQDYQQSAGLTERFKGVHLDIEPYTLPEWESDVAKSVADYQTAIQYSAFLSKSMNLPFTVDIPSWYDRVPFKNQFGNDFLARWVIKYTDGTTIMAYRSKAEGPDGIIQISKTEVAWAEQLKKKVEIAVETNPAIEASLSFGSYPLSTMETEVKQVMNRFKNSAGFSNMAIHYYNTWKQLVEK from the coding sequence ATGGGACAAGCAATCATGAAGCGCATCATCGGGTGTCTGATTCTTATATTTATGCTAATCGGTAGCATTCATTCAGAAGCTGTTGGATCACCAAATGAGCGTTCGACATGGCTATGGGATACACAAGAGATTGTGAAAAATCCTGACATCGTAATGAACTTCCTCGTGAAACAACGCGTAACACGCTTGTACTTACAAATTGACCAAGACGTTCCTTATTCAATTTATACGTCATTTTTAAGCAAAGCTGCGAAAACAGGAATTCAGGTGTATGCCTTAGACGGCGCTCCTCAATGGGCTCATGACCGGGACAGAATTGACGCTTTCTTTATTTGGCTCCAGGATTACCAGCAAAGTGCCGGTTTGACCGAACGCTTTAAAGGCGTTCACTTAGATATTGAACCATACACGCTTCCTGAATGGGAAAGCGACGTAGCAAAAAGCGTCGCCGATTATCAAACGGCGATTCAATACAGTGCCTTTTTATCAAAAAGCATGAACTTACCGTTTACTGTTGATATCCCCTCTTGGTATGACCGGGTGCCGTTTAAAAATCAGTTTGGCAATGATTTTCTTGCCAGATGGGTCATTAAATACACAGATGGGACAACCATTATGGCCTACCGCTCAAAAGCAGAAGGACCTGATGGCATTATTCAAATCTCCAAAACTGAAGTTGCATGGGCAGAGCAACTGAAGAAAAAGGTAGAAATCGCCGTAGAAACGAATCCTGCTATTGAAGCTAGCCTCTCCTTTGGCAGCTACCCGCTCTCAACAATGGAAACAGAAGTAAAACAAGTCATGAATCGTTTTAAAAACAGCGCTGGATTTTCAAATATGGCAATTCATTACTACAACACGTGGAAGCAGCTTGTAGAAAAATAA
- a CDS encoding MerR family transcriptional regulator produces the protein MYRIGQLAKLSDVSKRTIDYYTQIGLLKTAETTSKFRSYPEHSLERLKLIEHYKQQHMTLKEIRKQLEMFDDDTIAEGNVLEKVNQIQAQIEGLEKEVLELQPLLKKLDENQLKLLTKQLSAKGMSLVHIIAMISEGSLML, from the coding sequence ATGTACCGAATTGGGCAGTTAGCCAAACTTAGTGATGTATCAAAGCGTACCATTGATTACTATACACAAATTGGTCTCCTCAAAACAGCAGAAACAACGTCAAAATTTCGTTCCTATCCTGAACATTCATTAGAGCGTCTGAAGCTGATTGAGCACTACAAGCAACAGCACATGACGCTAAAGGAAATCCGCAAACAGCTCGAAATGTTTGATGATGATACGATTGCGGAAGGAAACGTATTAGAAAAAGTGAACCAAATTCAGGCACAAATTGAAGGGCTCGAAAAAGAAGTGCTCGAGCTACAGCCATTGCTGAAAAAGCTAGATGAAAATCAGCTGAAGCTTCTTACCAAACAACTTTCGGCAAAGGGAATGTCTCTCGTCCACATTATCGCAATGATTTCTGAAGGATCGTTAATGCTATAA
- a CDS encoding YflJ family protein, producing MHIGSKGWYVKELKKLGVRRFEEKRLESYKSHFLANLLAERQK from the coding sequence ATGCATATCGGAAGCAAAGGATGGTACGTAAAAGAATTAAAAAAATTAGGTGTTCGCCGCTTTGAAGAGAAACGTTTGGAAAGCTACAAATCACACTTCTTAGCAAACCTATTAGCTGAACGTCAAAAATAA
- a CDS encoding CPBP family intramembrane glutamic endopeptidase, giving the protein MSIAYQNVWWSLAIATIFVLIVLFNKANQFLSSLLLSFLLGFLCFTLCNVWVDNLALSNEMTILLKRLMLFWVIVLPVCQQRFFKKPVSWYNHKPNWNEPMVIGKHKIHTRLFLLIGVLSNSIVYFFFIVQQDRSLFLSLLWFCIAFSLINAVFEEVIWRGVMLSALQHVSSLPYAIILTSVGFGLLHLSIGFPLLLSLLISGAGIIYAVLTIKTNSIYPAIAFHLVINIGMVYSGFIIE; this is encoded by the coding sequence ATGTCCATTGCTTATCAAAACGTTTGGTGGTCACTCGCTATCGCTACAATCTTCGTGTTGATCGTACTGTTTAACAAAGCGAATCAATTTTTATCGTCCCTTCTTCTGTCTTTTTTGCTAGGTTTTCTATGCTTTACCCTCTGCAATGTTTGGGTGGACAATCTCGCGCTTTCAAACGAAATGACGATTCTTCTTAAACGTCTCATGCTCTTTTGGGTAATTGTTCTGCCCGTCTGTCAGCAACGCTTTTTTAAGAAACCAGTGAGCTGGTACAATCATAAACCTAATTGGAACGAACCGATGGTTATTGGAAAACACAAGATTCACACACGCCTCTTCTTACTGATCGGCGTGCTCTCAAATAGCATCGTTTACTTCTTTTTTATTGTTCAGCAGGATCGATCTCTTTTCCTCTCCCTTCTCTGGTTCTGCATCGCTTTTTCATTAATCAATGCGGTGTTTGAAGAAGTTATTTGGCGAGGTGTGATGCTGTCTGCACTTCAACATGTCTCCTCTCTTCCCTATGCCATTATTCTAACGAGCGTTGGCTTTGGATTGCTGCACCTCTCGATTGGATTTCCACTTCTCCTCAGCCTCCTTATTTCAGGAGCCGGCATCATTTATGCGGTTCTCACGATTAAAACGAACAGCATCTACCCCGCCATCGCTTTTCACCTCGTCATCAACATCGGCATGGTGTACAGTGGCTTTATTATTGAATGA
- a CDS encoding methyl-accepting chemotaxis protein produces the protein MKDLEITMKSSQNLHHLTKHSLEKIISAGSKMTNLQGDVTSLSKQVNDLATILSKVMDMSKDIETIANQTNLLALNASIEAARAGEHGRGFSVVADEVRKLAEQTKETNNMINELVGATSSSMEEIVTKLNTMVGTTKETFSVVDEVKAGLNATSFETENYMTMFEANRRDLDTIVTSIEEVAATTNNLLTLAEQLNRSTEE, from the coding sequence ATGAAAGATTTGGAAATTACGATGAAAAGTAGCCAAAATCTTCATCACTTAACAAAGCACAGCTTAGAAAAAATCATCAGTGCCGGCTCAAAAATGACCAATTTACAGGGAGATGTGACAAGCCTCTCCAAACAAGTCAATGATCTCGCAACCATTTTATCGAAAGTTATGGACATGTCCAAAGATATCGAAACGATTGCCAACCAAACGAACCTTCTCGCACTAAATGCTTCTATTGAAGCCGCAAGAGCAGGCGAGCACGGACGTGGTTTCTCAGTAGTTGCAGATGAGGTACGAAAGCTCGCTGAACAAACGAAGGAAACGAACAATATGATTAATGAACTCGTGGGCGCAACGTCCTCTAGTATGGAGGAAATTGTAACAAAACTTAACACAATGGTTGGCACAACAAAGGAAACCTTTAGTGTCGTTGATGAAGTAAAGGCGGGACTAAACGCAACAAGCTTTGAAACCGAGAACTACATGACAATGTTTGAGGCAAATCGCCGTGACCTTGATACGATCGTCACATCCATTGAAGAAGTGGCCGCCACAACGAATAATTTATTAACACTCGCAGAGCAGTTAAACAGAAGTACAGAGGAATGA
- a CDS encoding alpha/beta fold hydrolase produces the protein MKVWLGILFAIIVIVVLIFFIGEKKNAKEAAKKDQKPIVFVHGFRGQARSMDTMIERFEKKKWGRREGTCRVDAHGNVTCEKPITLTGNGAPMIQVIFENNTASIKDQGLWMKEVLKKVKATYGNDHVNVIAHSMGGLAMMNYLMNYEDEKGTPKVDRMVTMGSPMKGIEMSRLIEQYPKAAEKKYSEAAVDLQTGSPALEHMYKDPSAFNKISTKMLAIAGNVVDEKPKEPGSPVNDHLGDGTVSVASAWYLKKYIPNLELKWFAVNHFNLHESPTVDAAAYQFLTDKK, from the coding sequence GTGAAGGTATGGTTAGGAATTTTGTTCGCCATTATTGTGATTGTTGTATTGATTTTCTTTATTGGCGAAAAGAAAAATGCAAAAGAAGCAGCGAAAAAAGATCAAAAACCCATTGTATTTGTCCATGGATTCCGCGGTCAGGCACGATCGATGGATACGATGATCGAACGATTTGAAAAGAAGAAGTGGGGAAGACGAGAAGGAACGTGTCGAGTTGATGCCCATGGAAACGTGACGTGTGAGAAGCCTATCACTCTAACTGGTAACGGTGCGCCGATGATCCAGGTGATTTTTGAGAACAATACAGCAAGTATCAAAGATCAAGGCTTATGGATGAAAGAAGTACTGAAGAAAGTAAAAGCCACGTACGGGAATGATCACGTGAACGTGATCGCTCATAGTATGGGTGGCTTAGCGATGATGAACTATTTAATGAACTACGAAGATGAGAAAGGGACACCAAAAGTTGATCGCATGGTCACAATGGGATCGCCGATGAAGGGGATTGAGATGAGTCGCTTAATCGAGCAATACCCAAAAGCAGCTGAGAAGAAATATTCAGAAGCGGCCGTTGATCTTCAGACAGGTTCACCTGCACTTGAACATATGTACAAAGATCCTTCAGCATTCAACAAAATCTCCACGAAAATGTTAGCCATTGCAGGAAACGTGGTGGATGAGAAGCCAAAGGAACCGGGTTCACCTGTTAATGACCACCTCGGTGATGGAACGGTTTCTGTGGCAAGCGCATGGTATTTAAAGAAATACATCCCGAATTTAGAACTCAAATGGTTTGCGGTTAATCATTTTAATCTTCACGAAAGTCCAACTGTTGATGCCGCGGCTTACCAATTTCTAACGGATAAAAAATAA
- a CDS encoding MFS transporter, with amino-acid sequence MENTTVSKRKLLTIAGTGWMFDAMDVGILSFIIVALQKDWGLTPQQMGWIGSVNSIGMAVGALVFGLLADKIGRKNVFMITILLFSIGSGLSAFTTTLSLFLVLRFLIGMGLGGELPVASTLVSESVAAHERGRIVVLLESFWAGGWLIGALISFFVIPSYGWESALLISAIPALYSLVLRFKLPDSPRFEKVKAVKKVSVLQNMRAVFAKGYTKRTVMLWILWFCVVFSYYGMFLWLPSVMVMKGFSMIKSFEYVVIMTLAQLPGYFSAAWLIERMGRKFVLVTYLLGTALSAYFFGTAESLTLLIVCGALLSFFNLGAWGALYAYTPEQYPTEIRSTGAGMAASFGRIGGVLGPLLIGSLVTKGVAIPTIFMIFCIAIVVGVLSVIFLGEETKQRQLA; translated from the coding sequence ATGGAAAATACAACAGTTTCTAAACGAAAGCTTTTAACCATTGCCGGAACAGGATGGATGTTTGATGCGATGGATGTCGGCATTTTGTCCTTTATTATTGTGGCACTTCAAAAAGATTGGGGATTAACGCCTCAACAGATGGGCTGGATCGGAAGCGTGAACTCAATTGGAATGGCTGTAGGGGCACTTGTCTTTGGGCTTTTAGCAGATAAAATCGGGCGCAAAAATGTTTTTATGATCACGATTTTGCTTTTTTCAATCGGAAGCGGACTATCCGCATTCACAACAACGCTCTCATTATTTCTCGTCTTACGGTTCTTAATTGGGATGGGGCTTGGAGGAGAGCTTCCTGTTGCCTCTACGCTCGTATCTGAAAGTGTAGCTGCTCACGAGCGAGGTCGTATTGTCGTACTATTAGAAAGCTTTTGGGCTGGTGGATGGTTAATTGGAGCACTTATTTCCTTTTTCGTCATTCCATCGTACGGATGGGAAAGTGCGCTGCTAATTAGTGCTATACCGGCTCTTTATTCACTCGTCTTACGCTTTAAGCTGCCAGATTCACCGCGCTTTGAAAAGGTCAAGGCGGTGAAAAAGGTATCCGTTCTTCAAAACATGCGAGCGGTTTTCGCAAAAGGTTACACAAAACGCACGGTTATGCTGTGGATTTTATGGTTTTGCGTCGTATTCTCTTACTACGGCATGTTTTTATGGTTGCCGAGTGTCATGGTGATGAAAGGATTTAGCATGATAAAAAGCTTTGAGTACGTCGTCATTATGACGCTGGCTCAGCTTCCTGGTTATTTCAGTGCGGCGTGGCTAATCGAGCGAATGGGTCGAAAATTTGTACTTGTTACGTATCTTCTCGGTACGGCGCTTAGTGCCTATTTCTTCGGTACCGCAGAGTCGTTAACACTCTTAATTGTGTGTGGAGCGCTGCTTTCTTTCTTCAATCTCGGGGCTTGGGGCGCGTTATATGCGTATACACCAGAGCAATATCCAACTGAAATTCGAAGCACTGGTGCTGGAATGGCCGCTTCGTTTGGGCGAATTGGTGGAGTTTTAGGTCCATTACTCATTGGTTCACTTGTTACAAAGGGAGTTGCAATTCCCACGATCTTTATGATTTTTTGTATCGCGATTGTTGTTGGTGTTCTTTCCGTTATTTTTTTAGGAGAAGAAACGAAACAGCGTCAGCTTGCGTAA
- the pxpB gene encoding 5-oxoprolinase subunit PxpB encodes MKKSAFHLYPLGDAAIVVQFGDRIDRDIHRKIKTFVHYLEATPIKALVEYVPAFTTVTIYYDPLQLQFSPYDQIKNEVTRILLALDVEEEAPSRTVQIPVCYEGEFAPDLAEVARHNGLSQEEVIDLHTSGEYLVYMLGFAPGFPYLGGLSEKLATPRKASPRSAIPAGSVGIAGNQTGVYPFESPGGWQIIGRTPLALFQPHEDPPTLLQAGDIIQFTAISKKEYDEWSVSI; translated from the coding sequence ATGAAAAAATCGGCTTTTCACTTATATCCACTCGGTGATGCGGCGATTGTGGTTCAGTTTGGGGATCGCATTGACCGTGATATACACCGAAAAATCAAAACATTCGTTCATTATTTAGAAGCAACCCCTATAAAAGCACTCGTTGAATATGTTCCGGCATTTACGACCGTAACGATTTATTATGATCCTCTTCAACTTCAATTTTCTCCGTATGATCAGATCAAAAATGAAGTGACGCGCATATTACTTGCGCTTGATGTAGAGGAAGAAGCTCCTTCACGAACGGTTCAAATTCCTGTTTGTTATGAAGGTGAGTTCGCACCTGATTTAGCAGAGGTTGCACGACATAATGGATTATCACAGGAAGAAGTGATCGATTTACATACAAGCGGTGAATACTTGGTGTACATGCTCGGGTTTGCCCCTGGCTTTCCGTATCTTGGGGGACTATCAGAGAAGCTTGCCACGCCGAGAAAAGCATCACCGCGCTCTGCTATTCCAGCAGGATCAGTTGGCATCGCAGGAAATCAAACGGGCGTTTATCCGTTTGAAAGTCCAGGTGGATGGCAAATTATTGGCCGCACACCGCTTGCGCTCTTTCAGCCGCATGAAGATCCTCCGACGCTTTTACAAGCAGGAGATATCATTCAATTTACGGCGATTTCGAAAAAAGAATACGATGAATGGAGCGTGAGCATATGA
- a CDS encoding NCS2 family permease gives MSGGTSQGKLDRFFKLSERKTNTKTEILAGITTFMTISYVIIVNPLILSDAGIPKEAALAATIYAILFSTLIMALWANFPIVTGPGMGLNAFFTYSVVLGQGLSWQTALGAVFISGIVFFLLTVTGIRSKIIDAIPNVLKSSIAVGIGFFVAFIGLKNAEIIIPNESSFVGIGNLAHKGPLLALFGLILGAVLMARRVKGALIISIIATTALAMIIGFQHVPKQASDVFSLHLPSVSATFMQMDLKGAFAYGIFSVVFSFTIVELFDTLATLIGLSKKANLMDRNGKIPNLNRALAADSIGTMASAIFGSTALNTYIENATGIAEGGRTGLKGLTVAILFFFTLFFAPLIQFIPSVATAPALIIIGSLMLSDIRNINFDDFTEFVPAFLTVLLMPLTFSIAEGLAFGFISYTLLKVLTGRYREVHWMMYIISIAFIINFYMMSH, from the coding sequence TTGAGCGGTGGGACATCTCAAGGAAAACTAGATCGTTTTTTTAAGCTTTCAGAGCGAAAAACGAACACGAAAACAGAAATCTTAGCAGGCATTACAACGTTCATGACAATCAGCTATGTCATTATCGTAAACCCCTTGATTTTATCTGATGCGGGTATACCGAAAGAAGCAGCGCTTGCAGCAACGATTTATGCGATTTTGTTCAGTACGTTAATTATGGCACTTTGGGCCAACTTCCCGATTGTGACCGGTCCTGGTATGGGACTTAATGCGTTTTTTACGTATTCCGTCGTTTTAGGACAAGGCCTTTCGTGGCAAACAGCGCTTGGGGCTGTGTTTATATCAGGAATTGTGTTTTTCCTGCTAACCGTTACAGGAATTCGAAGTAAGATTATTGACGCCATTCCAAACGTGTTAAAATCATCGATTGCGGTGGGAATTGGCTTTTTTGTTGCGTTTATTGGCTTGAAAAATGCGGAAATCATCATTCCGAACGAATCTTCATTCGTCGGGATCGGAAACCTTGCACATAAAGGCCCGCTTTTAGCACTGTTTGGGTTAATTCTTGGAGCTGTTTTAATGGCGCGACGTGTAAAAGGTGCGCTCATTATTAGCATTATCGCTACGACAGCTTTAGCGATGATTATCGGCTTTCAACACGTTCCGAAGCAGGCGAGTGATGTATTTTCTCTTCATCTTCCAAGCGTGTCCGCTACGTTCATGCAAATGGACTTAAAAGGTGCGTTCGCATACGGAATCTTTTCGGTTGTGTTCTCATTTACGATTGTCGAACTGTTTGATACGTTAGCAACGCTGATTGGGTTATCGAAAAAAGCCAATCTAATGGATCGAAACGGGAAGATCCCTAATTTAAATCGTGCACTTGCAGCAGATTCAATTGGGACAATGGCAAGTGCTATCTTCGGAAGTACGGCGCTGAATACGTATATTGAAAATGCAACGGGCATTGCAGAAGGAGGGCGTACAGGTCTTAAAGGACTGACGGTTGCGATCCTTTTCTTCTTTACCCTTTTCTTTGCACCGCTTATCCAATTTATTCCGAGTGTCGCAACAGCACCAGCACTCATCATTATTGGGTCGTTAATGCTCAGCGATATTCGAAACATCAACTTTGATGACTTTACAGAGTTTGTTCCGGCATTTTTAACGGTACTGCTAATGCCACTAACGTTCAGCATTGCGGAAGGACTAGCTTTTGGATTTATCTCTTATACTCTTCTAAAAGTGTTAACAGGCCGCTATCGTGAAGTACATTGGATGATGTACATCATCAGCATTGCGTTTATCATTAATTTTTATATGATGAGTCATTAA
- a CDS encoding AbrB family transcriptional regulator: MYKNRFTSMLITFVTALVGGIVFNLIHSPLPWLLGSMLAVLIISKLTPLSFYWPSLLRNIGLVVIGYMIGRSFTKDTLTEMLTQLPSMLVMTVSIILASCMLAVIISKITGINLKTTITGSVPGGLSQMVTLGEEMKGVDLTVVTFIQVFRLMGVVFVVPFLASSSLFETKGPVEHSAANVESFTWSSSWLLVLLLLVAYGAGVMGKKLKFPTPYLLVPIVLTAIIMLTGVHAPPPPNGLIEIAQIFMGAYLGLMLKPEQLDKKLTLTTSTIMTTLILIACSLGFGFALVHFHHVSFVTAFLSTSPGGMAEMAVVGRDVGASLSVLTGYQLFRILFILLIVPPTLKWLFKHPYFRDR, encoded by the coding sequence ATGTATAAAAATCGTTTTACTAGCATGCTTATAACTTTTGTGACCGCCTTAGTGGGAGGAATTGTTTTTAATCTCATTCACTCCCCGCTTCCTTGGTTACTCGGTTCGATGCTTGCTGTCCTCATTATCTCAAAGCTCACACCGCTATCTTTTTACTGGCCGAGTCTTTTACGAAATATAGGATTAGTCGTTATCGGCTACATGATTGGCCGTTCGTTCACGAAAGATACGCTAACAGAAATGCTCACACAGCTTCCTTCAATGCTCGTGATGACCGTCTCCATTATTTTAGCTAGCTGCATGCTTGCTGTTATCATTTCCAAAATTACAGGTATTAATCTGAAAACGACGATCACAGGAAGCGTTCCTGGTGGCTTATCACAAATGGTCACGTTAGGAGAAGAAATGAAAGGCGTTGACCTTACCGTCGTTACCTTTATTCAAGTCTTTCGGTTGATGGGCGTTGTCTTCGTGGTTCCGTTTCTCGCTTCAAGCTCATTGTTTGAAACAAAGGGCCCGGTGGAGCATAGCGCTGCAAACGTAGAATCCTTCACGTGGTCCTCTAGCTGGCTGCTCGTACTCCTGCTTTTAGTCGCCTACGGCGCTGGGGTAATGGGGAAGAAATTAAAATTTCCAACACCTTACCTGCTTGTTCCCATTGTCCTAACAGCGATCATTATGCTAACAGGTGTTCACGCCCCTCCCCCACCGAACGGACTCATTGAGATTGCCCAGATTTTTATGGGGGCATATTTAGGACTGATGCTAAAACCGGAGCAATTGGATAAAAAGCTTACGCTTACGACCTCTACGATTATGACAACGCTCATTCTAATCGCATGTTCCCTAGGATTTGGCTTTGCGCTTGTTCACTTCCATCACGTTTCATTCGTAACAGCTTTCTTGAGCACTTCACCAGGTGGAATGGCGGAAATGGCTGTAGTCGGTCGAGACGTTGGCGCTTCTCTTTCTGTGCTAACAGGGTATCAGCTCTTCCGCATTTTATTTATTTTATTAATCGTCCCACCTACTCTAAAGTGGTTGTTCAAACACCCTTATTTTCGGGATCGTTAA
- a CDS encoding LacI family DNA-binding transcriptional regulator, with amino-acid sequence MSNIRTIAERAGVSVTTVSRVLNDHPYVSDEKRLAVKRVIEELQYTKNINAVHLVKGQTYMIGVILPYVNHPYYNQIVEGLAKEALIHGYKLVICQTNYQVDKEKEALEMLKVKQVDGLVICSRESDWNIIESYERFGPIVMCEEATNRIVSSVYINHYDGFKLGMEYFISKGHTSIGCCLARPNSENSKKRRKAYQDMLQQVDINEREDWIFYGCLTIEDGEAVAEKLFKMADRPEALLVSSDQVAAGIMTKSQQLGMNVPRDLSIIGFDNHPISRALGITTIEHPGLEMGQKAFTQLFEQIVQKENSCDHELSFQLIERSSVCNKAERSK; translated from the coding sequence ATGAGTAATATTCGAACAATTGCAGAGAGAGCAGGCGTATCCGTAACGACGGTTTCGCGTGTATTAAATGATCACCCATATGTAAGCGATGAAAAGCGACTGGCTGTAAAGCGAGTGATTGAAGAGCTTCAATATACGAAAAATATTAACGCGGTTCATTTAGTAAAAGGACAAACATATATGATTGGCGTGATTCTTCCGTACGTCAATCACCCTTACTACAATCAAATTGTAGAGGGGCTTGCGAAAGAGGCCCTAATTCATGGCTACAAGCTCGTCATTTGTCAAACTAATTACCAAGTTGACAAGGAGAAGGAAGCGCTTGAGATGCTGAAGGTCAAGCAAGTGGATGGTCTCGTTATTTGTTCACGAGAGAGCGATTGGAACATTATTGAGTCTTACGAACGATTTGGTCCCATTGTGATGTGTGAAGAGGCAACGAATCGTATCGTATCCTCTGTATACATTAACCATTACGACGGATTTAAGCTAGGAATGGAGTATTTTATTTCGAAAGGCCATACCTCGATCGGGTGCTGCCTAGCGCGTCCAAACAGCGAAAATAGTAAGAAAAGAAGAAAAGCCTATCAAGACATGCTTCAACAAGTTGACATAAATGAGCGTGAAGACTGGATCTTTTACGGGTGCTTGACGATTGAGGACGGAGAAGCAGTAGCCGAAAAGCTGTTTAAAATGGCCGATCGCCCTGAGGCGCTCCTCGTATCAAGTGATCAAGTTGCAGCAGGAATCATGACGAAAAGCCAACAGCTAGGCATGAATGTTCCGCGGGATTTATCCATCATCGGATTTGATAATCATCCAATTTCAAGAGCACTGGGCATTACGACGATTGAACACCCGGGCCTTGAAATGGGGCAAAAAGCGTTCACGCAGCTTTTTGAGCAAATTGTACAGAAAGAAAATTCGTGTGACCATGAGCTGTCCTTTCAACTGATCGAGCGTTCTAGCGTATGTAACAAAGCCGAGAGAAGCAAATAG
- a CDS encoding Cof-type HAD-IIB family hydrolase codes for MTYKIAFFDVDGTLTDYKTGLISSETKQAIRALKEKGIEVVAATGRPLSMCEELKKLGIETFITANGGYVKHGEIIIHKVPMRSEVVKEVVAYAASKQHGLSFYTEDFAMNGVQNDTILSALGETLSLAEYPRNTFTLEEEVYLLCLFADKEAVLGYERKFPQLTFKRWHPYIVNVLDEDVSKSLAIKKVLQHFGFTPSQAIAFGDGDNDIDMLQLAGFGVAMGNGSEQLKEAADFVTKTSEENGIPFALKHLQIIS; via the coding sequence ATGACCTATAAAATTGCATTTTTTGATGTAGACGGAACGCTTACTGATTATAAAACAGGTCTTATTTCAAGTGAAACAAAGCAGGCGATTCGCGCATTAAAAGAGAAGGGAATCGAAGTGGTTGCCGCAACGGGACGGCCTTTATCAATGTGCGAAGAATTAAAAAAACTAGGCATTGAAACATTTATTACGGCAAATGGAGGCTACGTTAAGCACGGGGAAATCATTATTCATAAAGTACCGATGCGTTCCGAAGTAGTGAAGGAAGTCGTAGCGTATGCGGCGTCCAAGCAACACGGCTTGTCCTTTTATACAGAGGATTTTGCTATGAACGGGGTGCAGAATGATACCATTTTATCCGCGCTGGGTGAAACGTTGTCGTTAGCTGAGTATCCAAGGAATACGTTTACGTTAGAGGAGGAGGTCTATTTGCTTTGTCTGTTTGCGGATAAGGAAGCGGTGCTAGGCTATGAGAGGAAATTTCCCCAGCTTACTTTCAAGAGGTGGCACCCTTATATCGTAAACGTGCTAGACGAGGATGTATCGAAATCGCTAGCAATCAAAAAGGTACTACAGCATTTTGGGTTTACACCTTCACAGGCCATCGCGTTTGGAGATGGTGACAATGACATTGATATGCTTCAATTAGCTGGATTCGGCGTCGCGATGGGAAATGGAAGTGAACAACTTAAGGAAGCGGCCGATTTTGTGACGAAAACGTCAGAGGAGAACGGTATTCCATTTGCGCTTAAGCATCTGCAAATTATTTCATAA
- a CDS encoding histidine phosphatase family protein, with the protein MLYLVRHGETDWNKQKLLQGHTNIPLNEQGKRQAKQLAEKFKDIRLDRIYASDLERAVETARTVGAKKGITDVQMFERLRERCFGEMEGIEVVKLDELLPNCWTNWGEDSVHGIEPLEEMQSRMAEQLRDIMEEAKEEHVLVVSHGAAINSFIHFVTKGESGTGILRLKNTAVTSFTYKEGEWEMVTCNDDSHLEIPVS; encoded by the coding sequence ATGCTATATCTAGTAAGGCACGGAGAAACAGATTGGAATAAACAAAAGCTGTTACAAGGGCATACAAATATACCGTTAAATGAACAAGGAAAGCGCCAAGCGAAGCAGCTTGCGGAGAAATTTAAGGATATTAGGCTCGACCGTATTTACGCAAGTGATCTTGAACGCGCGGTTGAAACGGCTCGTACAGTTGGAGCGAAAAAAGGCATCACAGACGTTCAAATGTTTGAACGTCTTCGCGAGCGCTGCTTTGGTGAAATGGAAGGCATTGAGGTAGTAAAGCTAGATGAGCTGCTTCCAAACTGTTGGACAAACTGGGGCGAGGATTCAGTGCACGGAATTGAACCATTAGAAGAAATGCAAAGCCGCATGGCTGAACAGCTCAGAGACATCATGGAAGAAGCGAAAGAAGAGCATGTATTAGTCGTAAGTCACGGGGCAGCGATTAATAGCTTTATTCATTTTGTGACAAAAGGTGAAAGCGGTACGGGGATATTGCGGTTAAAAAATACGGCGGTTACAAGCTTTACGTATAAAGAGGGAGAGTGGGAAATGGTTACTTGCAACGACGATTCTCACTTGGAAATTCCAGTTTCGTAA